Below is a genomic region from Pseudomonas svalbardensis.
CCGTTGGTAATCATCACCATCATGTACTTGTCATTGATCTGCACCCACTGCGCCTGAGCCTTCGGGGTTTTCAGGCCTTTCTGCTTCCAGTTGGCCAGGGCTTTTTCGCTGCGCTGGTAAACGTCTGGGGCGCGGTCGCCGACCACTAACTCCCGGGTGTTGTTGACTCCCGGCTGAACGGTTTTTTGCGGTGGGTCATCCGCTTGAACGATCGGGCTAATACCGGCAATGCCTGCGACAAGGGCGAGGCTGGCGATAAGGGTTTTGTTGTTCATCGGTGAATCTCCATTGATGTCTTGGCACCTGGAATCCGACTGCGCTGGCGCTGAATCATTCCTTATTGCTGTGATTATTGCGATTGCATTGGCATGACGCATTCATCTCAAGCCTTTATCCTTAACGCCCCGCCGTACCGAGTCCCTGGAGTTTCGCTATGCCCCATGAAGGCAACCTGTTGCAAGCCGCTGTCGTGTTTCTGTTCGCGGCCGTGCTCACCGTTCCCTTGGCCAAGCGCCTGCAACTGGGGGCGGTGCTGGGTTATCTGTTTGCCGGCGTGATCATCGGCCCGTCGGTGCTGGGCTTGATTGGCAATCCGCAAAGCGTCAGCCACATTTCCGAACTCGGGGTGGTGTTGCTGCTGTTCATCATTGGCCTTGAACTGTCGCCGCGACGTTTGTGGGTGATGCGCAAATCGGTGTTCGGCGTAGGCCTGGCGCAAGTGCTGCTGACGGGCTCAGTGATTGGTGTACTGGCGTTATTCGTGTTCGGCCAGCCGTTGAACAGCGCGATCGTGTTGGGCTTGGGCCTGGCGCTGTCGTCCACCGCGTTCGGTTTGCAAAGCCTGGCCGAGCGCAAGGAACTGACCAGTCCCCACGGGCGCTTGGCATT
It encodes:
- a CDS encoding RcnB family protein, with product MNNKTLIASLALVAGIAGISPIVQADDPPQKTVQPGVNNTRELVVGDRAPDVYQRSEKALANWKQKGLKTPKAQAQWVQINDKYMMVMITNGTIIDITPVER